In Vibrio atlanticus, the following proteins share a genomic window:
- a CDS encoding IS3 family transposase (programmed frameshift) translates to MSRISVERKEAILKKLLPPYSMSVKEVSEEEGISTATLYHWRQQLRRSGAAVPNSNTSSEQWSAQTKLAIVAESYSMTESELSQYCREKGLFPEQIQSWRSECMQGFKSSKEQEAEAKKQAKADKLEIKELKKDLRLKEKALAETAALLVLKKKAESLLRGRARGRLTSTDERQTIVTLILEAKQCGCRLEPACHEVQIDLRTYRRWYQQGEVQADKRPICIRPEPANKLSQQERDAIIEVCNRSEFASLPPTQIVPTLLDRGEYIASESSYYRVLSAQGQLHRRGRQRSRQKQAKPSSYTATDSNQVYTWDITYLPSKVRGQHYYLYVIEDIYSRKIVGYEVYERECGELASQLLQRTLMREQCFNQALVLHSDNGAPMKSLTFKAKMEELGITSSYSRPRVSDDNPYVESLFRTVKYMPSWPTKGFESINSSRSWVEAFVRWYNTEHKHSKLNYVTPSERHNGKDKEILKRRAKVLLAAKELNPERWPGDIRNCEPVGDIHLNPEREAA, encoded by the exons GTGTCTCGTATCTCAGTAGAAAGAAAAGAAGCTATATTGAAGAAGCTGTTGCCTCCCTATTCGATGTCAGTTAAAGAAGTGTCGGAAGAGGAAGGAATTAGCACTGCGACCCTGTATCATTGGCGCCAGCAACTCAGACGTTCAGGAGCCGCCGTGCCAAATAGCAACACTTCATCAGAGCAGTGGTCTGCTCAAACTAAACTCGCCATTGTTGCCGAGTCTTACTCGATGACCGAAAGTGAACTCAGCCAATATTGTCGTGAAAAAGGTCTTTTCCCTGAACAAATCCAAAGTTGGCGCAGCGAATGTATGCAAGGGTTTAAGTCGAGTAAAGAGCAGGAAGCTGAAGCAAAGAAGCAGGCTAAAGCTGACAAACTTGAAATCAAAGAGTTGAAGAAAGATTTACGACTCAAAGAAAAAGCACTCGCTGAAACGGCCGCCCTCTTGGTACTAA AGAAAAAAGCTGAGAGCCTTTTACGGGGAAGAGCCAGAGGACGATTAACCTCAACCGATGAAAGGCAGACCATAGTGACTCTTATCCTTGAAGCGAAGCAATGCGGATGCCGTTTAGAGCCAGCTTGCCATGAAGTTCAAATCGACTTGAGAACGTATCGTCGCTGGTATCAGCAAGGTGAAGTTCAAGCTGACAAAAGGCCGATATGCATCAGGCCAGAGCCTGCTAACAAGCTCTCTCAGCAAGAGCGTGATGCGATTATCGAGGTGTGTAACCGCTCTGAGTTCGCAAGCTTACCTCCGACTCAAATCGTCCCGACACTGCTTGACCGAGGTGAGTATATCGCCTCTGAATCGAGTTACTATCGGGTGCTGAGTGCACAGGGACAACTCCACAGACGAGGTCGTCAAAGAAGTAGGCAGAAGCAAGCGAAGCCATCAAGTTACACAGCGACAGATTCGAACCAAGTCTATACATGGGATATCACTTACTTACCTTCAAAAGTTCGAGGCCAACACTATTACCTGTATGTCATCGAGGACATCTACAGTCGAAAAATCGTTGGTTATGAAGTGTATGAGCGTGAATGCGGTGAGCTGGCGTCACAACTTCTGCAACGAACGTTGATGCGAGAGCAATGCTTCAATCAAGCGCTGGTTCTTCACTCAGATAATGGTGCACCGATGAAGTCGCTGACGTTTAAAGCAAAAATGGAAGAGTTAGGTATTACCTCATCGTATAGCCGCCCAAGAGTCAGCGATGATAACCCGTATGTCGAATCATTGTTCCGCACGGTAAAGTACATGCCAAGCTGGCCAACAAAGGGCTTTGAAAGTATCAACAGTAGTCGAAGTTGGGTTGAAGCCTTCGTACGCTGGTACAACACCGAGCATAAGCACAGTAAGCTAAATTACGTCACGCCTTCAGAGCGTCACAATGGAAAAGATAAAGAGATCTTGAAGCGCCGAGCAAAGGTATTACTCGCAGCAAAAGAGCTAAACCCTGAACGCTGGCCAGGTGATATCAGAAACTGTGAACCTGTTGGTGACATTCACCTAAATCCAGAAAGAGAAGCTGCTTAG
- a CDS encoding helix-turn-helix transcriptional regulator: protein MPNVTTRLIRLNEVLVMTGLSRSGMYRSIEKQQFPSQVPIGDRAVAWVESEVQMWIAEKIEDRYLS, encoded by the coding sequence ATGCCAAACGTAACCACTCGCTTAATTCGTCTCAATGAAGTACTAGTAATGACTGGCTTATCAAGGTCGGGAATGTATCGCTCTATAGAAAAACAGCAGTTTCCATCACAGGTGCCAATTGGAGATAGGGCCGTCGCATGGGTAGAAAGTGAGGTTCAAATGTGGATAGCTGAAAAAATAGAAGATCGTTACCTATCTTGA
- a CDS encoding integrase domain-containing protein, which yields MARKTTPLTATQILQAKPKEKEYSLLDGDGLALRIKPNGSKLWLFNYYRPITRKRANLSIGKYPSVSLAKARTKAIEARELLADGIDPKEHRDTTLREKQLELSNTLQSVFDDWIEVKKTSVKEQTAKKLKQRIEKYLLPDLGKFPLGDITAPQAIKTIKPIANQGKLETVGRLCRNLNEIMTFAVNTGVIEHNKLAGIGKAFETAKVTNQASLAPDELPELLKTINYASIKPITRCLLEWQLHTMTRPAETAGARWDEIDREKMLWVIPAERMKKGRVHTVPLTKQTLDLLKTIDFITGDSEYLFPADKSNKNHINKETANKALVRMGMKGRQTSHGLRALASTTLNEHNFDPDIIEAALSHVDRDKVRSAYNRTDYLERRKVLMVWWSDHIEEAAKGSLSMSGKKSLKVVG from the coding sequence ATGGCTAGGAAAACAACCCCATTAACAGCGACTCAGATCTTACAAGCAAAACCAAAAGAAAAGGAATATAGCCTGCTCGATGGTGATGGTCTTGCATTGAGAATAAAGCCCAACGGTTCCAAATTGTGGCTCTTTAACTATTACCGTCCAATTACTCGTAAACGAGCAAACCTCAGTATTGGTAAATACCCATCTGTATCGCTTGCTAAAGCTCGAACTAAAGCGATTGAGGCAAGAGAACTACTCGCTGATGGTATTGACCCTAAAGAGCACCGTGATACGACACTCAGAGAAAAACAGTTAGAATTGTCGAATACGTTACAGTCGGTGTTTGATGACTGGATTGAAGTGAAGAAAACAAGCGTCAAAGAGCAAACGGCTAAGAAGCTAAAGCAACGAATTGAGAAGTACCTCTTACCTGATCTTGGTAAGTTTCCTCTTGGTGATATTACGGCCCCTCAAGCGATCAAAACAATTAAACCCATTGCGAATCAAGGTAAATTAGAAACAGTAGGGCGTTTGTGTCGTAACCTCAATGAGATAATGACCTTTGCAGTCAACACGGGTGTGATTGAACACAACAAGCTTGCTGGCATTGGTAAAGCATTTGAGACTGCTAAGGTAACCAACCAAGCTTCGTTAGCCCCAGATGAGCTTCCAGAGCTTCTCAAAACCATCAACTACGCATCCATTAAACCCATCACTCGCTGCTTGCTAGAATGGCAACTTCATACCATGACAAGACCAGCTGAAACGGCTGGGGCACGTTGGGATGAAATTGACAGAGAAAAGATGCTTTGGGTCATTCCTGCTGAACGAATGAAAAAGGGAAGAGTGCATACTGTTCCTTTAACAAAACAAACTCTAGATCTATTGAAAACCATTGATTTCATCACGGGTGATAGTGAATACCTTTTCCCAGCAGACAAAAGTAACAAAAATCACATCAACAAAGAGACAGCAAATAAAGCATTGGTACGAATGGGCATGAAGGGTAGGCAAACTTCTCACGGTTTGCGCGCATTAGCTAGTACCACCTTAAATGAGCACAACTTCGATCCAGATATTATAGAAGCCGCACTTTCTCATGTGGATAGAGATAAGGTAAGAAGCGCATACAATCGCACAGATTACCTTGAACGTCGTAAAGTTCTCATGGTGTGGTGGAGTGACCACATTGAAGAAGCTGCAAAGGGGAGCTTGTCGATGAGCGGTAAAAAGAGTCTTAAGGTTGTGGGTTAG
- a CDS encoding DUF2726 domain-containing protein, with amino-acid sequence MTNIFIVVIVLVVFFYFIQNYLVKNDDTKDHAYQKKGSLMSAQQATFYNALKSAVGNHGEVFAKVSMSNIVVPAKAHNKKNWFIANNKISRSYFDFVVCDPRTLEPRVIIELDNGKELNKGKVDREKLLMHVCKSAGLPLIGASIKHSYQVSRLKRLLAAHIDLIEPSKEVRFCKKCSSPMIIKLASHGDYKGRRFFTCSRQPNCTYTENYNVVFDMDEDSN; translated from the coding sequence ATGACTAATATTTTTATCGTTGTAATTGTTCTGGTTGTGTTCTTTTACTTTATTCAAAACTATCTAGTAAAAAATGATGACACCAAAGATCATGCTTATCAAAAGAAAGGCTCGTTAATGTCGGCGCAACAAGCGACCTTCTATAACGCACTCAAATCCGCAGTGGGTAACCATGGGGAAGTATTTGCTAAAGTGAGCATGTCTAACATTGTTGTCCCCGCAAAGGCGCACAATAAAAAGAATTGGTTTATTGCGAACAACAAAATCTCACGCAGTTATTTTGACTTTGTAGTGTGCGACCCGCGAACGTTAGAGCCACGTGTAATCATCGAATTGGATAATGGGAAGGAGCTTAATAAAGGAAAGGTTGATCGCGAGAAGCTATTGATGCACGTTTGTAAATCGGCTGGCCTTCCACTTATTGGCGCTTCAATTAAGCACAGTTATCAAGTGAGCCGTTTGAAGAGGTTACTGGCAGCACACATCGATTTGATTGAGCCATCTAAAGAAGTTCGATTCTGTAAGAAATGTAGCAGCCCTATGATCATCAAACTCGCAAGCCATGGCGATTATAAAGGCCGACGTTTCTTTACTTGTAGTCGTCAACCTAACTGTACTTATACCGAGAACTACAACGTCGTGTTCGACATGGACGAAGATTCTAACTAA